A genomic stretch from Macaca nemestrina isolate mMacNem1 chromosome 16, mMacNem.hap1, whole genome shotgun sequence includes:
- the LOC105490212 gene encoding translation initiation factor IF-3, mitochondrial isoform X1 has protein sequence MAALFLKRLTLQTVKSENSCVRCFGKHIVQKTAPAQSFPVASAPRLSFLIHAEAFSTVEDTQNEGKKKKKSQTAFGNIGRKISQRIIHLFDEKGNDMGNMHRADVIRLMDERDLRLVQRNASTEPAEYQLMTGMQILQERQRLREMKKASPKTVLAPCFKPGPTLTKELTFSSNIGQHDLDTKTKQIQQWIKKERQVRITIKKGKNVDVSENKMEEIFHQILQTMPGMATFLSRPQAVQGGKALMCVLRPLSKNEEKAYGETQKTQKRDTLNQDQGNDKESNVLHQ, from the exons ATGGCTGCTCTTTTTCTAAAGAGATTAACACTACAAACTGTAAAGTCTGAAAATAGTTGCGTCAGATGTTTTGGTAAACACATCGTGCAAAAGACAGCACCAGCACAGTCGTTCCCTGTTGCTTCTGCCCCGAGACTCTCCTTCCTAATTCATGCAGAAGCCTTTAGTACCGTTGAAGACAcccagaatgaaggaaaaaagaaaaaaaagagtcaaacagCTTTTGGTAACATTGGAAGAAAAATTAGTCAGCGAATTATTCACTTATTTGATGAGAAGGGCAATGATATGGGAAACATGCACCGAGCAGATGTGATTAGACTTATGGATGAGCGAGACCTGCGACTGGTTCAAAGGAACGCCAGCACAGAGCCTGCAGAGTACCAGCTCATGACAGGAATGCAGATCCTCCAGGAGCGGCAGAGGCTGAGGGAGATGAAGAAGGCTAGCCCCAAAACTG TCCTTGCACCCTGTTTCAAACCAGGACCAACCCTGACAAAGGAACTgactttttcttcaaatattggaCAACATGATTTGGACACAAAGACTAAACAGATTCAACAGTGGATTAAGAAAGAACGCCAAGTCCGGATTactataaagaaaggaaaaaatgtagacgtgtcagaaaataaaatg GAGGAGATATTTCATCAAATACTCCAGACTATGCCTGGAATGGCTACATTCTTATCTAGGCCACAAGCTGTTCAAGGAGGAAAAGCTTTAATGTGTGTTCTTCGTCCTTTaagcaaaaatgaagaaaaggcaTATGGAGAAACTCAAAAGACCCAGAAAAGAGACACTTTGAACCAAGACCAAGGAAATGATAAGGAATCAAATGTTCTGCATCAgtaa
- the LOC105490212 gene encoding translation initiation factor IF-3, mitochondrial isoform X2 encodes MAALFLKRLTLQTVKSENSCVRCFGKHIVQKTAPAQSFPVASAPRLSFLIHAEAFSTVEDTQNEGKKKKKSQTAFGNIGRKISQRIIHLFDEKGNDMGNMHRADVIRLMDERDLRLVQRNASTEPAEYQLMTGMQILQERQRLREMKKASPKTGPTLTKELTFSSNIGQHDLDTKTKQIQQWIKKERQVRITIKKGKNVDVSENKMEEIFHQILQTMPGMATFLSRPQAVQGGKALMCVLRPLSKNEEKAYGETQKTQKRDTLNQDQGNDKESNVLHQ; translated from the exons ATGGCTGCTCTTTTTCTAAAGAGATTAACACTACAAACTGTAAAGTCTGAAAATAGTTGCGTCAGATGTTTTGGTAAACACATCGTGCAAAAGACAGCACCAGCACAGTCGTTCCCTGTTGCTTCTGCCCCGAGACTCTCCTTCCTAATTCATGCAGAAGCCTTTAGTACCGTTGAAGACAcccagaatgaaggaaaaaagaaaaaaaagagtcaaacagCTTTTGGTAACATTGGAAGAAAAATTAGTCAGCGAATTATTCACTTATTTGATGAGAAGGGCAATGATATGGGAAACATGCACCGAGCAGATGTGATTAGACTTATGGATGAGCGAGACCTGCGACTGGTTCAAAGGAACGCCAGCACAGAGCCTGCAGAGTACCAGCTCATGACAGGAATGCAGATCCTCCAGGAGCGGCAGAGGCTGAGGGAGATGAAGAAGGCTAGCCCCAAAACTG GACCAACCCTGACAAAGGAACTgactttttcttcaaatattggaCAACATGATTTGGACACAAAGACTAAACAGATTCAACAGTGGATTAAGAAAGAACGCCAAGTCCGGATTactataaagaaaggaaaaaatgtagacgtgtcagaaaataaaatg GAGGAGATATTTCATCAAATACTCCAGACTATGCCTGGAATGGCTACATTCTTATCTAGGCCACAAGCTGTTCAAGGAGGAAAAGCTTTAATGTGTGTTCTTCGTCCTTTaagcaaaaatgaagaaaaggcaTATGGAGAAACTCAAAAGACCCAGAAAAGAGACACTTTGAACCAAGACCAAGGAAATGATAAGGAATCAAATGTTCTGCATCAgtaa
- the LOC105490328 gene encoding transcription factor IIIA, with protein sequence MRNLLAHAQPWRRRGAGPGAPLPDPALPEVCRRRAKVQPGAVGRARRFPARVSAHGSAPGPGRGGASALDPPAVVAESVSSLTIAEAFIAAGESSAPTPPCPALPRRFICSFPDCSANYSKAWKLDAHLCKHTGERPFVCDYEGCGKAFIRDYHLSRHILTHTGEKPFVCAANGCGQKFNTKSNLKKHFERKHENQQKQYICSFEDCRKAFKKHQQLKIHQCQHTSEPLFKCTQEGCGKHFASPSKLKRHAKTHEGYICQKGCSFVAKTWTELLKHVRETHKEEILCEVCQKTFKRKDYLKQHMKTHAPEREVCRCPREGCGRTYTTVFNLQSHILSFHEERRPFVCEHAGCGKTFAMKQSLTRHAVVHDPDKKKMKLKVKKSREKRSLASRLSGYIPPKRKQGQGLSLCQNGESPKCVEDKVLSTVAVLTLS encoded by the exons ATGCGCAATCTCCTGGCGCATGCGCAGCCGTGGCGCCGGCGCGGGGCGGGGCCTGGTGCCCCCCTCCCCGACCCCGCGCTCCCGGAAGTGTGCCGGCGTCGCGCGAAGGTTCAGCCTGGAGCAGTGGGCCGGGCGCGCCGGTTCCCGGCACGTGTCTCGGCACATGGCAGCGCGCCTGGCCCGGGGCGTGGAGGCGCCAGCGCCCTGGATCCGCCGGCCGTGGTCGCGGAGTCGGTGTCGTCCCTGACCATCGCTGAAGCGTTCATCGCAGCCGGCGAAAGCTCAGCTCCGACCCCGCCGTGCCCCGCGCTTCCCAGGAGGTTCATCTGCTCCTTCCCCGACTGCAGCGCCAATTACAGCAAGGCCTGGAAGCTTGACGCGCACCTGTGCAAGCACACGGGGGAG AGACCATTTGTTTGTGACTACGAAGGGTGTGGCAAGGCCTTCATCAGGGATTACCATCTGAGCCGCCACATTCtgactcacactggagaaaagccGTTTGT TTGTGCAGCTAATGGCTGTGGTCAAAAATTCAACACAAAATCAAACTTGAAGAAACATTTTGAACGCAAAcatgaaaatcaacaaaaacaataCATA TGCAgttttgaagactgtaggaagGCCTTTAAGAAACATCAGCAGCTGAAAATCCATCAGTGCCAGCATACCAGTGAACCTCTGTTCAA GTGTACCCAGGAAGGATGTGGGAAACACTTTGCATCACCCAGCAAGCTGAAACGACACGCCAAGACCCACGAGG GCTATATATGTCAAAAAGGATGTTCCTTTGTGGCAAAAACATGGACAGAACTTCTGAAACATGTGAGAGAAACCCATAAAG AGGAAATACTATGTGAAGTATGCCAGAAAACATTTAAACGCAAAGATTACCTTAAGCAACACATGAAAACTCATGCCCCAGAGAGGGAGGTATGTCGCTGTCCAAGAGAAGGCTGTGGAAGAACCTACACAACTGTATTTAATCTCCAAAGCCATATCCTCTCCTTCCACGAGGAAAGGCGCCCTTTTGTGTGTGAACACGCCGGCTGTGGCAAAACATTTGCAATGAAA caAAGTCTCACTAGGCATGCTGTTGTACATGATCCtgacaagaagaaaatgaagctcAAA GTAAAAAAATCTCGTGAAAAACGGAGTTTGGCCTCTCGTCTCAGTGGATATATCCCTCCCAAAAGGAAACAAGGGCAAGGCTTATCTTTGTGTCAAAACGGAGAGTCACCCAAGTGTGTGGAAGACAAGGTGCTCTCGACGGTTGCAGTACTTACCCTCAGCTAA